Proteins from a genomic interval of Nostoc sp. TCL240-02:
- a CDS encoding cation-translocating P-type ATPase, which yields MQLVPKTKLAPELDPILEKIILDVGGMKCAGCVNAVERQLTQHPGVKSACVNLATEVAVVESETGAVDADALAERLTAVGFPTQPRKARGTVAGEISTLPDPAERQRREMRSSVRQLAIAAMLLLLSGSGHFGNLGSSVLPLLNNIWFHCGLATVALLIPGRPILVDGWLGWRRNAPNMNTLIGLGTLTAYIASLVALLFPKMGWECFFDEPVMMLGFILLGRTLEQQARGRAAAAFRKLLALQPQVARLIANPEKGGMGSSGVEIPAEQVRVGEWLQVLPGDKIPVDGEVVLGQTTVDESMLTGEAVPVIKQPGDSVTGGTLNQSGAIAIQTTRTGSDTTLAQIVALVEAAQTRKAPVQKLADTVAGYFTYGVLTASLLTFVFWYFFGTHLWTDITMSGEMEMMSHAHNSVQTQLIASVPTPHSPLLISLKLAIAVMVVACPCALGLATPTAILVGTAMGAERGLLIKGGDVLEKVHQLDTVVFDKTGTLTTGHPIVTDCLLIEGSGTGDWGHFDKLSASLGTRNSQSLLQLAAAVENGTHHPLAKAIQQEAQRQQLSIPEAVDFHTEPGLGVSAVVEDTVVLLGNWDWLSWHGIAISETAQQVAQDLATDGKTVVCVAVGGTLAGLIAVSDTLRPDAQSTVDKLRQMGLRVMLLSGDRKEAASAIAKQLGLDGADVIAGVPPAKKAAAIKSLQQAGTTKGTPNFSPTTTRSVVAMVGDGINDAPALSQADVGIALHSGTDVAMETAEIVLMRDRLNDVVESIQLSRATFNKIRQNLFWAFAYNTVGIPLAAGVLFPSLGFVLNPSGAAALMAFSSVSVVTNSILLRRLARHS from the coding sequence ATGCAACTTGTCCCAAAAACTAAACTAGCCCCAGAACTTGACCCAATCTTAGAGAAAATTATTCTCGATGTTGGAGGTATGAAGTGTGCTGGGTGTGTGAACGCGGTAGAACGACAACTAACCCAACATCCAGGAGTCAAGAGTGCCTGTGTGAACCTGGCCACAGAGGTAGCAGTTGTAGAGTCAGAAACTGGTGCGGTAGATGCAGATGCACTAGCAGAGAGATTAACAGCCGTTGGATTTCCAACTCAACCCCGAAAAGCTAGGGGCACAGTAGCAGGCGAAATATCTACCTTACCAGACCCAGCAGAACGACAACGCCGAGAAATGCGGTCTTCTGTGAGGCAGTTGGCGATCGCTGCAATGTTGCTGTTATTGTCGGGAAGTGGACATTTTGGTAATCTTGGTAGCTCAGTGCTGCCACTGTTAAATAACATCTGGTTTCACTGTGGATTGGCTACAGTGGCGCTATTAATTCCCGGTCGCCCGATTTTAGTAGATGGCTGGCTAGGCTGGCGGCGAAATGCGCCTAACATGAACACCCTGATAGGATTGGGAACGCTGACAGCCTACATTGCTAGTTTAGTAGCACTGCTCTTTCCCAAAATGGGTTGGGAGTGCTTCTTTGACGAACCAGTAATGATGCTGGGCTTTATTCTCTTAGGAAGAACACTAGAGCAACAAGCTAGAGGTCGCGCTGCTGCTGCATTTAGGAAATTGCTAGCACTCCAACCACAGGTAGCGCGATTGATTGCCAACCCGGAAAAAGGAGGAATGGGATCTTCTGGTGTAGAGATTCCTGCCGAACAGGTGCGGGTTGGTGAATGGTTACAGGTGCTGCCAGGTGATAAAATTCCTGTCGATGGTGAAGTAGTACTTGGTCAAACAACGGTCGATGAATCCATGTTGACTGGAGAAGCCGTGCCAGTAATTAAGCAGCCGGGAGATTCGGTGACAGGGGGTACACTAAACCAGTCAGGAGCGATCGCTATTCAGACAACCCGGACTGGAAGTGATACAACTCTAGCTCAAATTGTTGCTTTAGTAGAAGCCGCCCAAACTCGGAAAGCCCCAGTACAGAAATTAGCCGATACAGTGGCTGGCTACTTTACATACGGGGTACTAACAGCATCTTTATTAACATTTGTCTTTTGGTACTTTTTCGGCACTCATCTTTGGACTGATATCACCATGTCTGGTGAGATGGAGATGATGAGCCACGCTCACAACTCCGTACAGACGCAATTAATAGCGTCTGTACCTACTCCCCACTCCCCTTTATTAATTAGTTTAAAACTAGCGATCGCAGTTATGGTAGTCGCCTGTCCCTGTGCTTTAGGACTTGCTACCCCAACAGCTATTCTTGTTGGGACGGCTATGGGCGCAGAAAGGGGTTTATTAATCAAAGGCGGCGACGTTTTAGAAAAAGTACACCAGTTAGACACCGTGGTATTTGATAAAACTGGCACTCTGACCACGGGTCATCCCATCGTTACAGATTGTCTGTTAATTGAGGGATCGGGGACTGGGGACTGGGGACACTTCGACAAGCTCAGTGCATCGCTGGGGACTAGGAATTCCCAATCTCTATTACAACTAGCAGCAGCTGTAGAAAACGGTACTCACCACCCTTTAGCAAAAGCAATTCAGCAAGAAGCACAGAGACAACAGTTATCTATTCCAGAAGCTGTGGACTTTCATACAGAACCAGGATTAGGAGTGTCTGCTGTGGTAGAAGACACAGTTGTACTGTTGGGTAACTGGGATTGGTTGAGTTGGCACGGTATTGCAATTAGTGAAACTGCACAACAGGTAGCACAGGATTTGGCAACAGATGGTAAAACAGTCGTTTGCGTAGCAGTTGGGGGAACTCTAGCCGGACTAATTGCTGTCTCTGATACCCTTAGACCAGATGCCCAATCCACTGTAGACAAGTTGCGTCAGATGGGATTACGGGTAATGTTGCTCAGTGGCGATCGCAAAGAAGCAGCCAGCGCCATAGCCAAACAACTAGGATTAGACGGCGCTGATGTCATAGCAGGTGTTCCCCCAGCCAAAAAAGCGGCCGCAATTAAGTCTTTACAACAAGCAGGGACGACAAAAGGAACTCCTAACTTCTCACCCACTACTACCCGCTCAGTAGTGGCAATGGTAGGAGATGGAATCAATGATGCTCCAGCTTTATCCCAAGCAGATGTAGGAATTGCTTTGCATTCCGGGACAGATGTGGCAATGGAAACTGCTGAAATTGTCTTAATGCGCGATCGCTTAAACGATGTCGTCGAATCTATTCAGCTTAGTCGCGCCACCTTCAACAAAATCCGCCAAAATTTATTCTGGGCTTTTGCATATAATACAGTTGGCATTCCTTTAGCAGCAGGTGTTTTGTTCCCTAGTCTGGGTTTTGTCCTTAACCCATCTGGTGCTGCTGCATTAATGGCTTTTAGCTCTGTCAGCGTCGTCACAAACTCAATATTATTAAGGCGATTAGCTCGTCACTCGTAG
- a CDS encoding TM2 domain-containing protein, with protein sequence MSNVNPSDSSSKKNAAGICAILLGALGIHKFILGYTTEGLMMLLVTILTFGLGGAVMGIVGLVEGIIYSTKTDEEFLNTYIVEKKGWF encoded by the coding sequence GTGTCTAATGTCAACCCTAGTGATTCTAGCAGCAAAAAAAATGCTGCTGGTATTTGCGCTATATTGTTAGGAGCTTTAGGTATTCACAAGTTTATTCTTGGTTACACTACTGAAGGTTTAATGATGCTGCTTGTTACCATACTTACATTTGGTTTGGGTGGAGCAGTGATGGGGATTGTCGGTTTGGTTGAAGGTATCATTTACTCAACCAAGACTGATGAAGAATTCCTCAATACTTACATTGTCGAAAAGAAAGGCTGGTTTTAA